Part of the Nicotiana sylvestris chromosome 2, ASM39365v2, whole genome shotgun sequence genome, aacttatacctcaattgtcattcttaatacaacatataCCAAAtagtgaataaacaacaatcccaacataactaatcccagcataacttatcccaacaTAACTCATACCGGCATAAGCCCTATTCCAACCAAACGATCCCTAAGTTTTCCAGAAATAACTTTATCTATTTGACAATTCAATTACTCCGtccattcacttttacttgtctacTATACTAcaaatatatttttacttttatcgTCGACTATACTAAATCAATATAAAAACAAtcttttttcttgttttacccttatcattaaataattgttcatcaAATCATTTTTCAAGACTTTTGGAAATATAATCACTAATATGGGTAAAATTGTAAAGtacatactccctccgtttcaaattagatgaggtactttcctttttagtttgttccaaaataaatgacacatttgtAAATTTGGAAAGAATTCAACTtaaaactcttcattttacccattttacccttaatgagaagcttttataaccacataaatgTCATGAccccacaaagcttttacccttaagcttttaagaccacaagttttaaaattctttaaaaataagaaGATTTTGGTTCAATTTTGTGTTTATATATATACTAGTGTAAACTATAAGTAAACGTTGTGTTATCTACTGGAGTAGTTTCTCTCGTCATTCAAAACAAGAAGACCGTATCTGTTTGGAGTTCTCCAAATCAGCCTACGTACATATATACGTCTCATACTGAACCAATTAAATTCCAAAATATTGTTCCTATAAGACATTAATGCCTTGATTATAACTGTAAACAGAGAGACAATTATGAAGTATGCTGCTGCTATTCATGAACTATTCATGGACATGACGCACAAAATTAGTGAAGGGTTGGGTATTAAGAATGTGTCTTTTGAGGGATGGCCATGCCAGTTTAGGTTTAACAAGTACTGCTTCACGCCGGAAACTATAGGTTCCACCGGCGTTCCTTCACACACAGACACATATTTTCTCACTATACTACAGGATGATGAAAACGTCAATGGTCTTGAAGTCATGAATAAATCTGGCCAATTTGTAGCAGTTGAATCCTGGCCAAACTCCCTCCTTGTCAATATGGGAGATGTAACCAAAGTAAGTACTTCCTCTGTTTATAGAATCTTGCCTTTTTAATATAAGTAAGTAAAATGATCATATACTATGCTTTTGTTTTGTTGCTATGTGAAGGCATGGAGCAACGGAAGATTTAACAATGTCAAGCATAGAGTGATATGCAAACAAGGAAAAACAAGGGTGTCAATAGCTTCATTCATTCGGATACAACTGTGGAACCCAACCTCAACTTGTGGATGATGAAAATCCTCGTCTCTACGTACCTTTCACTATAGATGATCTTGCAAAGCTCAGGCAGTCAACAAGAAATTTCAATGGTGAAGCTCTTGATCACTTCCGTACCAACTTGTAGATCACCTTGTCTAGTTTATGTGATATTTTTCCGATCCTTCATATTGATAAACATgaaaaaggaacaaagaaaataaagaggGAAATATTCTTTTTCTTTCGATAAAGAATGACGAAGGAATTTTAATTTGTGGGAATTCCATGATGTACACTTTATCTTACAGAATGGTCTACTTTTGTCTTTTTCAATTTCCAGATTGATTTATCTAGCTCTTGTATGTGAACAAGCCAACTCTAGGGGCAGAAGTCACTCTGCTTCTTCAAAATATAGAGGGTTTCGGATTGACTTAAAAGCTGATCAAACCAGCTTAAAAATACTTGCCATACACGAAAATCTAGGATACGCCCATTGCAGCAGGCAACAAATTTAGTCTAAAAGCGATTAGTTTTAGTTACAAGTCGCTTACCACAAACAACTTTATAGAAACTAAGGATTCATCAAACTATAtggagaaccaggttctctactAGTTCCTACAGAAATACAGAACGGTAAGTAAACAATACAATGGAGTTTTATGTGGAAAACCCCctatttaaccaaaaaatagaatttcagtcaaagctagaatttagaagaacgcgggttactgataatcaaaagaatatgtagaagagaATAATTTGGAATAACCAGAATGTAATtaggagaaaaacaagtgaatcagAGTATATTTCAATTGTGTTTGTCCTTACAAGTGTGACTAGATACCTCCCTTTTGTAGGTGTCTTGAAGATATGCGTTTCCGTCAAATCATAAtaaggctattatgaataattaaagacattgaatgctacgtgcctcttcctttgcctttgctcgtttctattgcTGTCCGCgactcttgactaattataattcttttactatttgaccagtccacgtgtctcaacatacataaattcaatttttttcaatacagatagtccccccactttccatttattcatcaattgaatatttgggaagtggatttcattaaaacgagaatttttgtcaccattaatgctatgacaaaattgacgcttcaattgtcacttccatttaatactTCATGCACATGTCGATTTTCCATTGGCTCTGCAGTGTTTGTAGCcttttttcaagg contains:
- the LOC104210821 gene encoding 2-oxoglutarate-dependent dioxygenase DAO-like, which translates into the protein MKKRNKGNNMVPGSGYQPPTPNLIVEPLILYDMTCPKGIHAFCAQLDASPFQRETIMKYAAAIHELFMDMTHKISEGLGIKNVSFEGWPCQFRFNKYCFTPETIGSTGVPSHTDTYFLTILQDDENVNGLEVMNKSGQFVAVESWPNSLLVNMGDVTKAWSNGRFNNVKHRVICKQGKTRVSIASFIRIQLWNPTSTCG